The DNA window GCGAGCACCATGCCACGCTCGCGCAGTGCCGTGCCGAGCTTGTCGAGGGACTTGGCCTGATGGATCAGTTGATCGTCGGACTTGTTTTCCGGCCCGCCCCAGCGAATCGGCGCGGGATTGGTGACGATGATGCGGCACCCATGAGGCTTGGCGGCGTCGGCGATCGCGAGCGCTTCGCGAATGCTGGCGTCGCTTTGCGCCGGGTCGTTCAGGGTGCTGTTGACGTAAAGCGAACGCAACGCCAGCTTGCTGGACGCCATCAACGCCGCCAGGTTTGTCGGCGCGCCGGTCGATTCGATGCCTTCGAACCCCGCCTTGGCGACGTCCGCCCAGAGGTCGGCCGAAGCACCGTCGAAGGGCTTGCCGTCGCGCTTGGCGAACGTGCTCCAGGGGTAGAGGTTGGTCGCGAAATGTGCCGCAGGCGCCCGCACCGCAGCCGATGCCAGCCGGGACGACGCAGGCGCGGCCAGCAGTACGGCGGACAGGGCAAGAAAGTTGCGACGATTCATGGGGTGTCCCGAAGCTGCAACAAGCCTGATGGGCAACCA is part of the Humisphaera borealis genome and encodes:
- a CDS encoding sugar phosphate isomerase/epimerase family protein — its product is MNRRNFLALSAVLLAAPASSRLASAAVRAPAAHFATNLYPWSTFAKRDGKPFDGASADLWADVAKAGFEGIESTGAPTNLAALMASSKLALRSLYVNSTLNDPAQSDASIREALAIADAAKPHGCRIIVTNPAPIRWGGPENKSDDQLIHQAKSLDKLGTALRERGMVLAYHNHDIELRNAAREFHHMLAGTDPELVKFCLDAHWIYRGSGNSQVALFDAVKLYGKRVVELHIRQSKNGIWSEAFGPGDIDYKRLHATLKSMDVSPHLVLEQAIEKGSPATMSAIDAHRQGLVYASEVFAA